From the Planktothricoides raciborskii GIHE-MW2 genome, the window ACCAACGCTCAAGAAGTCGGAGAACTGACCATTAACCTGGATATCGAAAACGAGTCCCTAGAAAATGTCTTTAACTATATTCTTCAACTGAGTGGCCTGGAAGCCAACCGAGTCGGCAACACTGTTTTTGTTGGAGTGAATCTACCAGACTCAGCAAGAGACATGGTAGCTCGCACCATTCGGGTTAACCAAATCACTGCTCGCGATGCCGGAATTTACTTGGCCAGCTTAGGTGCAGAAACAGCGGTGTCAAGCACACAACCACAAACGCAAACCGTGGCGATTCCCATCGCTGGCACTGACCAGTTTCGTCAAGAAACGACTACCTCGTTGAAAACTGTGATTGAAACTCTGACAATCGAGCCTGACTATTTGAACCCACTTTTACGCGGCCTGCAAGTGGTGATTGATGAGCGAGCCAACAGTCTCACCATATCCGGCCCTCGGCGTTTGGTAGAAATGGCTTCAGCCCAGCTTGTCGCCCTGGACGTCCGTAAGCGTCAAGTAGCTGTGAATGTCAAAATTATTGACGTGAATCTTAACAACGAAGATACTTTCAATACCAGCTTTTCTTTTGGTATTAATGACAGTTTCTTTGTCAGTGATAACGGTGCGGCGGCGATTAACTTTGGTGGGATCAATCCTCCTACGGAAAATACCATCACAACTCGTCGGGATGGAGGCTTGAATTTAGTCCCCCCTGTGGTTGTCAGTCCTTATGGTCCGAATGCTACGCAGGTTGGGTCACTTTCTGTTAATCCATTTTCTGACACCAGCCAAGTTCGGGTGCCGCTAACGGCTCCGGGTCAAGAGGGGGGATCGTTTTTACGTCCGATCGCCCCACTGGTAAATGAGGTAAATGGTCTTTTTCAACCAGGGATTTCAGGATACACCTCATTTAGCCTCGATCCCGGTGATACGACCCTTGAGTCTTTGGCACTGGGAGAAGCGACCTTTGCTCTGCCGACTTTATTTGAATATCCCACTAAGTTTTTAGCTCTGCTACAAGCACAGGTGGTCAGCCGCAATGCCAAAATCCTCACAGATCCTACAGTGGTGATCCAAGAAGGACAAAACGCCAGTGTCGGTTTAACGGAAGAAGTAGTGGGTAACATCGAACGAGAAACTGAATTTGGTGATGGTTTTTCCCGAACAACGACCACGGCAGAAATTAAGGAGGCGGGTTTACAGCTAGGAATTACTGTAGATAGAATCGATGATAATGGCTTTGTCACCATGCGAATTATCCCCAATGTCCGATCGATCGCCGGAACACAAACTTTTGGCGACACTGAAATTACTCTCTTAGCCGAGCGTTCTTTAGACTCTGGCACAATTCGCCTACGGGACGGCCAGACCTTAATTCTCTCCGGCATTATTCAAGAACAAGAACGGTCTACGGTGACTAAATGGCCAATTCTGGGGGATTTACCGATTATTGGGTCTTTATTTCGGGGAAGTACCACACAAAACCAACGGGCTGAGGTGATCGTGTTGGTGACTCCCCAGATTTTGGATGACTCCGATCGCTCTGGGTTTGGCTACGGTTATGTCCCCGGACAAGATGCCCAAGAAATGATGAACCGTTCCCGCTAAGACCGCCAATTTTTACGCCGGTCTGCCATCCGTGGATCCTTGATAAACCCAAAAAATACAATAACTTGTCAGATTTTACTCAAAACCCCTGTTGCCAAAACAGGGGTTTTTTCAGGAGTTTAGCAAATTTCAACTAATTTCGCTTGTAGCCACAAAAGTAATGATAAAATGACGTAAATTTAGAGGCTTTGGCACATCCAGTCGGTCGTGAATTGTTAAAAAAATCCTGAAATCTACAGAAATTAAAGGTTTCACCGATCCATTTTAAGGTTGAATACTTTCACAAACCGGGTTTCTGCGTTAAATTTAGCATCACAGCCAAAATCTCACTTTTGAGGTTAAATATGTTCAGAAACCGGGTTTCTGCGTTAAATTTAGCATCACAGCCAAAATCTCACTTAAGCAACCCGGTTTCTAGAAAATTAGATTGTATGGGAGTTTCAGAGATTTTGTGTCAGAATGACTGAGAATTGCCACGAAATCCCCCTGGGCGATCTGAAATTTCATCGTGGCGTTCAACGCCCAAACACATAAAAGGAGTATCGAAATGAACAAAGGTGAACTCGTAGACGCAGTTTCCGAAAAAGCCGGTGTCACCAAGAAACAAGCTGACGCCGTTTTGACCGCAGCATTAGATGTAGTCATCGACGCCGTTGCCGCTGGAGATAAAGTGACTTTAGTGGGCTTTGGCTCATTTGAAGCACGTCACCGCAAAGCCCGTGAAGGTCGTAACCCCAAAACTGGCGATAAGATGGAAATCCCCGCTACTACAGTTCCAGCTTTCTCCGCTGGAAAATTGTTTAAAGAAAAAGTAGCCCAAGCGCAATAATCCAGGCATTGCGAATTTAATGGCCGTTAACCGACCAGTACACGGGGGAAATTTGCTCTGGGCAGCCGCACTAGCAGGTTGTCCCCCAAGTTCACTTGTGGATTTCTCCGCCAGTATTAATCCCCTGGGGCCTCCTCAGTCCGCGATCGCGGCGATCCAATCTCACCTAGAGGAAATCGCCGCTTACCCCGACCCTAATTATCGTGAACTGCGTAAATCTCTCGGTGAGTATCACCAGATTTCTCCAGAATGGATTTTGCCCGGAAATGGCGCCGCTGAGTTACTCACCTGGGCCGGTTGGGATTTAGCAACTCTTCCCAGGGTGGTGCTGGTGACTCCAGCATTCGGTGACTATCGGCGCTGTCTGCGGGCATTTAACGCCAAAGTTGTTGAGTCTTGTCTGTGGGCAGACTTACCAGAAGACATGGGAGACGTTGAGATTGATAGATGGTCTTTGCCCTCTCCCATGTCCCCAAGTTCAGGACTCTTGCTGAATAACCCTCATAATCCCAGTGGTCGGTTATTTTGCCGGGAAACTTTGCTGCCCTATTTGGAGCAATTTGAGTTGGTGGTGGTGGATGAAGCCTTTATGGACTTTTTGCCGCCACCAAAACAAGAAAGTTTGGTCAGCGAGGTGGCAAGATTCCCTAATCTGGTGATTTTGCGATCGCTGACTAAGTTTTACAGCCTGCCCGGACTGCGCTTGGGATATGCGATCGCTCACCCCGATCGCCTGCGCCGCTGGCAAGAATGGCGCGACCCTTGGCCGGTGAACGTTTTAGCCGCTGCGGTGGGGGGCTCGGTACTCCAAGATACAGCCTTTCAGCAGCAAACTTGGTCTTGGTTGCCCCCAACGCGAGATGAACTATTTCAAGGCTTAAGCCAGCTACCAGGGCTGACCCCATACCCAAGTTCGGTTAATTTCTTATTAGTAAAAACCGAGCAGCCCAGTTCTGAACTGCAACAAGCTTTACTCCAACATCATCAAATCTTGATTCGTGACTGCCTGAGTTTTCCCGAACTAGGCGATCGCTATTTTCGGGTAGCCATTCGTTCCCAACCAGAAAACCTGCGTCTCCTCCAAGGACTCAGGGACGTTTTATCATAATTGTTGATTGTTGATTGTTGATTGTTGATTGTTGTTTGTTGTTGGTTGATTGTTGTTGGTTGTTGGTTGGTTGTTGTTGGTTGTTGGTTGGTTGTTGGGTACGGGCGAAGCATTCCCGTAGACAGATTGTTCTTTAAACCGGAATATTTCTGCGGGAATGCTTCGCCCCTACAAACTGTTAACTGCCAATAACCAATAATCAACAATCAACAATCAACAATATAGCGGTAGCAATGCGGATGAAGTACAGAGGTTTTCTGGATTCCCGCCTGCGCGGGAATGACGGATTTTTTTTGGACTTCATAACTCTGACATACGATATAAACAACCACCAACCAACAACAATCAACCAACAACCAACAACCAACAACCAACAACCAACAAACAACAAACAACAAACAACAAACAACAAACAACAAACAACAGTGAATTTTGATTACGATTTAGTCATTATTGGCGGCAGTGTGGCTGGGGTTTATGCGGCGAAAACCGCAGCCCAGCTAAAAGCCCGTGTCGCCCTGGTACAACCGCTTCTAGAAACCGGGTTTCTTGAAGAAACCCGGTTTCTCCAGCAGGAAATTTGCAGATTTCAGCAGCAAAGATTTTCCCTTTCTCCAGAGTTAAGTTTCTATGATTTGCCCGTAGGAGAACCGTATTCTCCGGGGATTTTGGCATCGTTGGGCATTGATGTGATCATTGGTGAGGGTCAATTTTGCCCCAAACCTAGGTTAGCTTTTGAAGTGAAAGATCGCCTATTGCGATCGCGTTCTTATTTATTAGCCCCGGGGTCAATTCCAGCAATTACTAACTATATCGAAGGATTAAATAGGGCTAAAGCCGAACAATTTAATCAAGAAGTTTTAGCCGATTTTATAGATTTAAATCCTTTAAAAAATACCGATAATTCACCTAAGCGTTTAATTATAATTGGCGGCAGTCCTCAAGGGATAGAAATTGCTCAATGCTTTGCCAAAATTGGCTATTTAGTAACACTTATTGTCAAGAGCGATCGCCTGCTTACGGAAGAAGATGCGGAGGCAGCTTTTTTAATTCAGTGTCAATTAGAAGCGGATGGCATCCGATTATTGACGAATACTTCCGTGAGTCAAATTAAGCGAATTAATGACAAAATCTGGGTGCAAGCTGGTGACAAAGCCCTGGAAGCTGACCAAATTTATATTGCTACCGGCAACCAGCCCAATCTAGAATCATTAAATTTAGACCGGGTTGGGGTGGAAACTGTTAAGCATGATTCATTATATCAGGAGTTAATTTTAAATAAAAAACTCCAAACCACACGGTTTTCTATTTACAGTTGTAGTCATTTATCCCAAAAATACCGCTGGACAAATCTGGCTATATATGAAGCAAATATAGCCATAAAAAATGCTTTATTTTTGCCAATTTATCAGGTAAAATCTCAAGAAATTCCCTGGGCTATTTTTACTCAGCCTCAATTCGCTAGGGTCGGTTTAACGGAAGCCCAAGCTAAAGAACGCTATGGTAAAGATGTTTTAGTATTTCGCCAGTATGAGAAGAATGTTACAGCGGCACAGTTGTCGGGAGAAACTACCGGAATTTGTAAAGTTATTACTCGGAGAAATGGGGAATTATTGGGAGTGCATTTGGTGGGAAATAGCGCCAGTGAGTTAATCCATACCTGGGCTTTGGCGATGCAAAATAATTTAAAAATAGGTGCGATCGCTTCTCTGCCGCATATTTTCCCGTCCTTCTCGGAAATTAACAGCCAAACAGCCCAATTGTGGCGATATCATCAGCGGATTCGACCCTGGGAAAATCTGCTTGAAGGCTTCTTTAATTGGCGCCGGGGTTGAAGCGATTCCAAAGCCAGTGCGGTCTTGGGGTCTCCCCAAGTAGAGCAACTGGCGTACTTATGCCACAATCTGATTATTACTAAATCTGTGATTTTTCCCCCTTGTAATGACTAAGCCCAAAGACCAACAATCAAACCAAGACTCTAACGCCAAAATTATCCAGCGATTGCGTACCTTAACTCATGTGCTGGATAATGCCATTCCGATTCCCGGAACGAACTACCGTATTGGACTCGATCCCTTTTTAGGACTGATTCCCGGTGGCGGTGATATTGCTGGGGCGGCATTGTCCGCTTATATTGTAATTTCGGCGGCACAGTTGGGTTTACCGCGAGAAAGTTTGCTGCGAATGGTGTTCAATATTTTGCTAGAAGTTTTTGTGGGGACTGTGCCCGTCTTGGGAGATTTGTTTGATGTGGCATGGAAAGCTAATGTGAA encodes:
- a CDS encoding AMIN domain-containing protein — its product is MKPNYLLGVILGSSMVASLGAIALVQPAWAQATAITNVEVISSGGGIQLVLETSGGEAPQVFTINRGNDVVADLVNTTLNLKEGGSFRQNNPAPGIASIVVTPLDSNSVRVIVSGNGSAPNVDIAERSPNRITINYGTGIAGAPVNPPPPGNNPPPMAQEQPRPISQQPQQPQSEPEVLVPNPEITINGVPVPSTGTSQAPPFLPRAVAPPVGDIAISNTDSSPNLITLGSSEMIQSLVFKDTPVREALSVVARLAGVNVAYAAAGNTTNAQEVGELTINLDIENESLENVFNYILQLSGLEANRVGNTVFVGVNLPDSARDMVARTIRVNQITARDAGIYLASLGAETAVSSTQPQTQTVAIPIAGTDQFRQETTTSLKTVIETLTIEPDYLNPLLRGLQVVIDERANSLTISGPRRLVEMASAQLVALDVRKRQVAVNVKIIDVNLNNEDTFNTSFSFGINDSFFVSDNGAAAINFGGINPPTENTITTRRDGGLNLVPPVVVSPYGPNATQVGSLSVNPFSDTSQVRVPLTAPGQEGGSFLRPIAPLVNEVNGLFQPGISGYTSFSLDPGDTTLESLALGEATFALPTLFEYPTKFLALLQAQVVSRNAKILTDPTVVIQEGQNASVGLTEEVVGNIERETEFGDGFSRTTTTAEIKEAGLQLGITVDRIDDNGFVTMRIIPNVRSIAGTQTFGDTEITLLAERSLDSGTIRLRDGQTLILSGIIQEQERSTVTKWPILGDLPIIGSLFRGSTTQNQRAEVIVLVTPQILDDSDRSGFGYGYVPGQDAQEMMNRSR
- a CDS encoding HU family DNA-binding protein codes for the protein MNKGELVDAVSEKAGVTKKQADAVLTAALDVVIDAVAAGDKVTLVGFGSFEARHRKAREGRNPKTGDKMEIPATTVPAFSAGKLFKEKVAQAQ
- the cobD gene encoding threonine-phosphate decarboxylase CobD — encoded protein: MAVNRPVHGGNLLWAAALAGCPPSSLVDFSASINPLGPPQSAIAAIQSHLEEIAAYPDPNYRELRKSLGEYHQISPEWILPGNGAAELLTWAGWDLATLPRVVLVTPAFGDYRRCLRAFNAKVVESCLWADLPEDMGDVEIDRWSLPSPMSPSSGLLLNNPHNPSGRLFCRETLLPYLEQFELVVVDEAFMDFLPPPKQESLVSEVARFPNLVILRSLTKFYSLPGLRLGYAIAHPDRLRRWQEWRDPWPVNVLAAAVGGSVLQDTAFQQQTWSWLPPTRDELFQGLSQLPGLTPYPSSVNFLLVKTEQPSSELQQALLQHHQILIRDCLSFPELGDRYFRVAIRSQPENLRLLQGLRDVLS
- a CDS encoding NAD(P)/FAD-dependent oxidoreductase, with amino-acid sequence MNFDYDLVIIGGSVAGVYAAKTAAQLKARVALVQPLLETGFLEETRFLQQEICRFQQQRFSLSPELSFYDLPVGEPYSPGILASLGIDVIIGEGQFCPKPRLAFEVKDRLLRSRSYLLAPGSIPAITNYIEGLNRAKAEQFNQEVLADFIDLNPLKNTDNSPKRLIIIGGSPQGIEIAQCFAKIGYLVTLIVKSDRLLTEEDAEAAFLIQCQLEADGIRLLTNTSVSQIKRINDKIWVQAGDKALEADQIYIATGNQPNLESLNLDRVGVETVKHDSLYQELILNKKLQTTRFSIYSCSHLSQKYRWTNLAIYEANIAIKNALFLPIYQVKSQEIPWAIFTQPQFARVGLTEAQAKERYGKDVLVFRQYEKNVTAAQLSGETTGICKVITRRNGELLGVHLVGNSASELIHTWALAMQNNLKIGAIASLPHIFPSFSEINSQTAQLWRYHQRIRPWENLLEGFFNWRRG
- a CDS encoding DUF4112 domain-containing protein yields the protein MTKPKDQQSNQDSNAKIIQRLRTLTHVLDNAIPIPGTNYRIGLDPFLGLIPGGGDIAGAALSAYIVISAAQLGLPRESLLRMVFNILLEVFVGTVPVLGDLFDVAWKANVKNMELLDIHIKSPQMGKKADKWFVFLLVGGLMLVVIGAIALGITLITLVFGLLTGNG